The genomic window CGAGACGCTGTGGCCCAGGGTGAAGCCGGTCACGCGCCAAGCCAGGCCGCCGAGCCTGCCCGCCCCGGCAACGAGGCAGAGCACGAAGAAAATGTGGTCGAGACCTTCGAGGATGTGCAGGGCGCCCTGCGCCGCGAAGCGCAGGCTGGCACGCAGCGGTGCCTCGTAGACGGTCACCGGCCGTTCGAGCAGCCCGTCGCGCTGCTGCGACCAGCTTGCGCCGCCGGGATCGTGCAGCACGATCAGGTTGACCGTCGCATCCGGCGCCAGAGTGCCAGGCAGCAGCCTGCCCTCGAGCGTCAGCAGCGATGGCGTGCCGGCATCGGGGTATCGCAGCGCCACGTCGACAAGCGCGGACGACACCTCGACCGCGCCGTCGAAATCAGGGTAGACCGGGCCGTCGAGCGCCGCACGCGCCTCGTCCAATGTGTTGAACGGCGGCACCCGGCCGCGCAGCTGCAGGCGCACGGCCAGCACCTCCGGCGCCAGCGCAACGCCGTTCTGGTCGCGGAGCACGTGCCCGTCGGCAACGAGATGGGCCAGCCCCTGCGGGTCGGCCCGGATCGCATCCGGGTCGACGAAATGGACCGCGGCGCCGTCGATGAGGCGGTTGGTGGTGTAGGGCGCGGGCAGGAATGTGCCGTCCTCTCGCTGCGGGCCGAGCCCGTCGGCGACGACCAGTGCGAAGCTGATCCGGGCAAAGGCGATCAGGCCGTCCCG from Alphaproteobacteria bacterium includes these protein-coding regions:
- a CDS encoding HupE/UreJ family protein, translating into MGKLAAILAALFLLAAWCMPASAHFMTGANIRVVHLATDRDGLIAFARISFALVVADGLGPQREDGTFLPAPYTTNRLIDGAAVHFVDPDAIRADPQGLAHLVADGHVLRDQNGVALAPEVLAVRLQLRGRVPPFNTLDEARAALDGPVYPDFDGAVEVSSALVDVALRYPDAGTPSLLTLEGRLLPGTLAPDATVNLIVLHDPGGASWSQQRDGLLERPVTVYEAPLRASLRFAAQGALHILEGLDHIFFVLCLVAGAGRLGGLAWRVTGFTLGHSVSLTAGYFGVGLADPWFVPAVEIGIALTIVYAGVAAMRPMQHGVGTFVVTAALGVLHGFGFSSALADLAPADAPGAAVRLAAFNVGVEGGQLAVVAVVWTALAWIGRRSADRRRRAARALATGAVWIGSVWTIERIGPLADTLWG